A stretch of the Pirellulales bacterium genome encodes the following:
- the queG gene encoding tRNA epoxyqueuosine(34) reductase QueG, with amino-acid sequence MERAALTKHLKQSAHELGFALAGVCPAVPPAGFDRLREWIARGFAGEMHYLAKREAAYQHPHHVLDGARSLMVLAMNYRTVEPAPPQAGQGRVSRYAWGHDYHDLIHDRLKALGKVLQDAVPMAVVRGVVDSAPLLEREFAQLAGLGWIGKNTLLLNREVGSWFFLAVLLTDVELEYDDAQMTDHCGTCTACLDACPTQAFVAPYVLDSRRCISYLTIELRESMPVELRADVGDWVFGCDVCQDVCPWNRRAPTSDEAELQPSGATRPLELIPLFAMTDADFRTRFRHSPMWRTKRRGLLRNAAVVLGNQRCREGMPALVHGLRDDEALVRGACAWALGQIDDNAARDALRQRLEIETDRTVRQELIAAIQAASTHSASSLTEPSGPAGA; translated from the coding sequence ATGGAACGCGCGGCACTCACCAAACACTTGAAGCAATCGGCGCACGAGTTGGGCTTTGCGCTGGCCGGTGTTTGCCCGGCCGTGCCGCCAGCGGGCTTCGATCGTTTGCGCGAGTGGATCGCACGGGGATTCGCCGGCGAGATGCACTATCTGGCCAAGCGCGAGGCCGCCTATCAGCACCCGCACCACGTACTAGACGGTGCCCGCAGCCTGATGGTGCTGGCGATGAACTATCGCACCGTCGAACCGGCGCCGCCGCAGGCCGGGCAGGGACGTGTTTCGCGATACGCCTGGGGTCACGACTATCACGACCTGATTCACGATCGGCTGAAAGCGCTCGGCAAGGTATTGCAAGACGCCGTGCCGATGGCTGTGGTGCGCGGCGTAGTCGACTCGGCGCCGCTCTTGGAGCGAGAGTTCGCGCAGTTGGCCGGCCTGGGCTGGATCGGCAAGAACACACTGCTCTTAAATCGCGAGGTCGGCAGTTGGTTCTTCCTGGCGGTGCTGCTGACCGACGTGGAGCTCGAGTACGACGACGCTCAGATGACCGACCATTGCGGTACATGCACGGCCTGTCTGGATGCTTGCCCAACGCAAGCGTTCGTGGCGCCATATGTGCTCGATAGCCGGCGGTGCATCAGTTATTTGACGATCGAGCTGCGCGAGAGCATGCCGGTCGAGTTGCGTGCCGACGTCGGTGATTGGGTCTTCGGCTGCGACGTGTGCCAGGACGTGTGCCCCTGGAATCGCCGCGCACCGACGAGCGATGAAGCTGAGTTGCAACCGTCCGGCGCGACCCGGCCGCTCGAATTGATTCCGCTTTTCGCCATGACCGACGCCGACTTTCGGACCCGCTTTCGGCATAGCCCGATGTGGCGCACGAAGCGTCGGGGGCTGTTGCGGAATGCCGCCGTGGTCCTGGGGAATCAACGCTGCCGCGAGGGAATGCCTGCGCTGGTGCATGGCTTACGCGATGATGAGGCGCTCGTGCGGGGGGCTTGCGCTTGGGCCCTGGGTCAGATCGACGACAACGCCGCGCGCGATGCTCTGCGACAGCGTTTGGAGATTGAAACCGATCGGACCGTGCGCCAGGAATTGATCGCCGCGATTCAGGCGGCGTCCACGCATTCGGCGTCTTCGTTGACCGAGCCATCGGGCCCGGCCGGGGCATAA
- the prmC gene encoding peptide chain release factor N(5)-glutamine methyltransferase, with translation MSEAEAWTVGRLLTWTTQFLQDRGADSPRLDAEILLAEARGSRRIDLYTSFAEVPADDVRTKFRQFVKQRADGMPVAYLVGRREFYSLPFRVTPDVLIPRPETELLVVRLLDLMAERAKDGAAEIRVADVGTGSGIIAICAAKKFANCRVTAIDKSTAALAVARANAAQHGVAERIEFLESDLLAALPADAKFDFVASNPPYVTEAEFAELARDVRDFEPRQALVSGPRGTEIIERLIAQAAERLNSGGHLLTEISPMIEAEVRRLVEADTRFELAPTIKDLAAHARVVQARRK, from the coding sequence ATGTCCGAAGCCGAAGCGTGGACCGTCGGGCGGCTTCTGACCTGGACCACCCAGTTCTTGCAAGATCGCGGCGCCGACAGCCCGCGGTTGGACGCGGAAATCCTGCTGGCCGAAGCGCGCGGTAGTCGGCGGATCGATTTGTACACCTCGTTCGCCGAGGTTCCGGCGGACGACGTGCGCACGAAGTTTCGGCAGTTCGTCAAACAACGCGCCGACGGAATGCCGGTCGCGTACCTGGTCGGGCGGCGCGAGTTTTATTCGTTGCCGTTTCGTGTCACGCCGGACGTGCTGATCCCGCGCCCCGAAACAGAATTGCTCGTCGTGCGACTTCTGGATCTGATGGCCGAGCGCGCGAAGGACGGCGCCGCCGAAATTCGCGTGGCCGACGTCGGCACCGGCAGCGGCATCATCGCGATTTGCGCGGCCAAGAAGTTTGCCAACTGTCGCGTCACGGCCATCGACAAAAGCACGGCGGCCCTGGCCGTGGCCCGTGCGAATGCTGCGCAGCACGGTGTCGCGGAGCGCATCGAATTTCTCGAAAGCGATCTGCTGGCTGCTCTACCGGCGGACGCGAAGTTTGATTTCGTTGCTAGCAACCCACCGTATGTCACCGAGGCGGAATTTGCCGAGCTAGCACGCGATGTCCGCGATTTCGAGCCGCGACAGGCGCTCGTGTCCGGGCCGCGTGGCACTGAGATCATCGAACGATTGATAGCACAGGCGGCCGAACGACTGAATTCGGGCGGTCACCTCTTGACCGAGATCAGCCCTATGATCGAAGCTGAGGTGCGGCGCCTGGTCGAGGCTGACACACGCTTCGAGCTGGCGCCCACGATTAAGGATCTGGCCGCCCACGCCCGCGTCGTGCAGGCGCGGCGAAAATAA
- the murA gene encoding UDP-N-acetylglucosamine 1-carboxyvinyltransferase — protein sequence MDALRIKGGIPLSGRVAVSGSKNAALPMMAAAILSDGPVTLDGVPDLLDVQTLSSLLSRLGVAVRRDGAGSVHLENIDPALIRADRRLVARMRASFCVLGPLLARRRRAVVPLPGGCAIGERPIDLHLHGLTALGADIRVRRGYVIARARRLVGAKVNLLGPHGPTVTGTANVMSAATLARGVTTITGAAIEPEIVDLANLLVSFGARIAGQGTSTIEIHGVDQLGGARYRIIPDRIEAATLMCAAAITGGSVTLRNAPTEHMQAVLAVLESMGCMLDIQEREITLRAADVTRPIRITALPYPGIPTDVQSQLTAVATLAAGCSRIEDRVFPDRFHHLRELVRLGADIRRAPGRASVRGVMQLTGATATATDLRASAALVLAGLAADGETIVRRIRHLDRGYERLEEKLASLGARIERMKARNAAAVGVR from the coding sequence ATGGATGCTCTGCGGATCAAGGGGGGAATTCCCCTCTCGGGACGGGTCGCGGTGAGCGGCTCGAAGAATGCGGCCCTACCGATGATGGCCGCGGCGATTCTCTCTGACGGGCCTGTCACACTCGACGGCGTTCCTGACCTGCTCGATGTGCAAACCCTCTCGAGTCTGTTGTCGCGTTTGGGAGTGGCCGTACGTCGCGACGGCGCCGGTTCGGTACACCTGGAAAACATCGATCCGGCACTCATCCGCGCGGATCGTCGATTGGTCGCGCGGATGCGTGCCAGCTTTTGCGTGCTTGGGCCATTGCTCGCGCGGCGTAGGCGCGCGGTCGTGCCGCTACCCGGTGGTTGCGCCATCGGAGAACGGCCTATCGATTTGCACCTTCACGGGCTAACGGCTCTCGGCGCTGACATTCGAGTGCGTCGCGGTTACGTCATCGCCAGAGCGCGGCGCCTGGTCGGGGCCAAGGTCAATCTCCTTGGACCGCACGGTCCCACGGTTACCGGCACCGCGAATGTGATGAGTGCAGCGACACTGGCACGCGGCGTCACGACTATCACTGGCGCCGCGATCGAGCCGGAAATCGTCGACCTGGCAAACTTGCTTGTTTCGTTCGGGGCGCGAATCGCAGGGCAGGGGACCTCGACCATCGAGATTCACGGTGTCGATCAACTCGGCGGCGCGCGATATCGCATCATCCCGGACCGCATCGAGGCAGCCACACTGATGTGCGCTGCCGCTATCACGGGCGGCAGCGTGACACTTCGCAATGCACCGACCGAACACATGCAGGCCGTACTCGCGGTCTTGGAATCGATGGGCTGTATGCTGGACATCCAAGAGCGAGAAATTACGCTACGCGCAGCCGACGTTACTCGGCCGATTCGCATTACGGCGCTACCGTACCCCGGCATTCCCACGGATGTGCAATCGCAACTCACGGCCGTGGCTACGCTCGCGGCGGGGTGCAGTCGGATTGAGGACCGGGTGTTTCCTGACCGCTTTCACCACCTTCGCGAGTTGGTCCGCCTGGGAGCTGACATCCGCCGTGCCCCGGGCCGTGCCAGTGTTCGCGGTGTCATGCAGCTCACCGGCGCGACGGCAACGGCAACCGACCTGCGCGCAAGCGCCGCCTTGGTTCTGGCGGGCCTTGCCGCCGACGGCGAAACCATCGTCCGCCGTATCCGCCACCTCGACCGCGGCTACGAGCGGCTGGAAGAAAAGTTGGCAAGTCTGGGTGCGAGAATTGAGCGAATGAAAGCCCGCAACGCCGCGGCGGTAGGCGTTCGCTGA
- a CDS encoding tetratricopeptide repeat protein gives MTNVPAKHVELTAARSAGEGWKATLARSASEVFFVRLNAHPRWRFGLVGALAILAFAGCQDTNSSPRTAHVTSATSRAQMNDQNLQYAFDVLRGTEEFQTAESLGTVVARLNQWSQQKQPLADWQPEPILETLPEDLRSLPAVRSLGDLSFPPTDGPDLQQTVWLSAIAERARGQESQPLAIAQALFDWVIRNEQIEREAHMPVPHMGREILILGRCTATDRAWIFSLLARQQGLDVVELAISDQGPNGEPRNWLPALLLDGELYLFDTRLGLPIAGSDGKPVATLKDVMADEKLLRSMDLDDQRVYPITALDLQQVVALVEASPMYISHRMRLVESELPGKETLVLTAHPSALAERLKASPGITAVQAWRHPYERMKSQMQIDRETQVKAANEFAAFQTPSTVLWQARVLHLLGTFEGDKGANALYQSVRPSEADIKSYRDKAPEKNRPRVEFDVAHMQEAKQAASYWLGLIAFERGNYAAAVDYLQTRTLDAAPEGPWTAGARYNLARSLEALGRTDEAIRFYRADLSAQRQGNILRAQHLEAAKKPAESAEKDKAPAE, from the coding sequence GTGACGAACGTTCCGGCGAAACACGTCGAACTCACAGCAGCCCGAAGCGCAGGCGAGGGATGGAAAGCAACACTAGCCCGAAGCGCTAGCGAGGTTTTTTTCGTCCGCTTAAACGCACACCCTCGCTGGCGCTTCGGTCTGGTGGGCGCGCTCGCCATTCTGGCTTTTGCTGGCTGCCAGGATACGAATAGCAGTCCGCGCACGGCCCACGTCACCTCGGCCACATCGCGCGCGCAGATGAATGATCAGAACCTGCAGTATGCATTCGACGTGTTGCGGGGGACGGAAGAGTTCCAGACCGCCGAGTCATTAGGCACGGTCGTCGCCCGTTTGAATCAATGGAGTCAGCAAAAGCAGCCGCTGGCCGATTGGCAACCCGAGCCGATTCTCGAGACGCTTCCCGAAGATCTGCGCTCTCTGCCGGCTGTGCGTTCGCTGGGCGACTTAAGTTTTCCGCCCACGGACGGCCCCGATTTGCAGCAAACGGTCTGGCTGAGTGCCATTGCCGAGCGCGCCCGCGGCCAGGAAAGTCAGCCGCTGGCGATTGCCCAGGCGCTGTTCGATTGGGTTATCCGCAACGAGCAAATCGAACGCGAGGCCCACATGCCCGTCCCGCACATGGGGCGAGAAATCCTCATCCTGGGGCGCTGCACCGCGACCGATCGCGCTTGGATCTTCTCGCTGCTGGCCAGGCAACAGGGATTGGACGTCGTCGAGCTCGCAATTTCCGACCAGGGGCCCAACGGCGAGCCGCGCAACTGGCTGCCGGCCCTGCTGCTGGACGGCGAGTTGTATTTGTTCGACACCCGGCTCGGTCTGCCGATCGCGGGTTCGGACGGCAAGCCGGTGGCCACACTCAAAGACGTCATGGCGGACGAGAAGTTGTTGCGATCAATGGACCTCGACGACCAGCGCGTCTACCCGATCACGGCCCTGGATCTGCAGCAGGTCGTGGCCCTGGTCGAGGCGTCCCCGATGTACATTTCTCATCGCATGCGGCTGGTCGAATCCGAGTTGCCAGGCAAGGAAACTTTGGTCCTCACCGCGCATCCGTCGGCGCTGGCCGAACGACTGAAAGCGAGTCCCGGCATTACCGCCGTTCAGGCCTGGCGACATCCGTATGAACGGATGAAAAGCCAGATGCAGATTGATCGCGAGACGCAAGTCAAAGCGGCGAACGAATTCGCGGCGTTTCAAACGCCGAGTACCGTACTTTGGCAAGCGCGGGTGTTGCACCTGCTAGGGACGTTCGAAGGGGATAAGGGAGCGAACGCGTTGTATCAGTCGGTACGCCCCTCGGAAGCGGATATCAAGTCCTATCGCGACAAAGCCCCCGAGAAGAATCGTCCCAGGGTCGAATTCGACGTCGCCCACATGCAGGAAGCAAAGCAAGCCGCTAGCTACTGGTTGGGGCTGATCGCGTTCGAACGTGGCAATTATGCCGCGGCCGTCGATTATCTGCAGACGCGCACGCTTGATGCAGCACCCGAGGGGCCCTGGACCGCAGGAGCCCGCTACAACCTGGCCCGCTCGCTCGAGGCCCTGGGGCGTACCGACGAAGCAATCCGCTTCTATCGGGCCGACCTGTCCGCGCAGCGGCAGGGGAATATCCTGCGGGCACAACACCTGGAAGCGGCCAAGAAACCAGCCGAATCCGCCGAAAAGGATAAGGCACCGGCCGAGTAG
- the prfA gene encoding peptide chain release factor 1 produces the protein MRDQLDKTLDRFEELEKQLLDPAVQANGALMAAVYREHGSLAKLSTKYRRFKDLNHQIAETREMIEGSDLEMRELAESELPGLKEQREALWDELLDMTVGGEDANRTRCVMEFRAGTGGEEAGLFARDLYDMYKHYADSKGWKIEILDMNATELGGFKQLILGVSGEGVYRELQYESGVHRVQRVPETEAKGRIQTSTATVAVMPEPEDVEIDIKPDDYRKDLFCASGPGGQHVNKTASAVRLTHYETGIVVSCQDEKSQHKNLAKALRVLKTRVYEMKRKEEDEKRASERRGMVGTGARSEKIRTYNYPENRLTDHRINLTLYQLSNIMAGDLAQVTEALIDHDRQEQRSLMGTVE, from the coding sequence ATGAGGGATCAACTCGACAAAACCCTGGATCGCTTCGAAGAGTTGGAGAAGCAACTGCTCGATCCGGCCGTCCAGGCGAACGGTGCGCTGATGGCGGCCGTGTATCGCGAGCACGGTTCGCTGGCCAAACTGTCGACGAAGTATCGGCGCTTCAAGGATTTGAATCACCAGATCGCCGAAACCCGTGAAATGATCGAGGGCTCGGATCTGGAAATGCGCGAGCTGGCCGAGAGCGAGCTGCCCGGCCTGAAGGAACAGCGCGAAGCGCTGTGGGACGAACTGCTCGACATGACCGTCGGCGGCGAGGATGCCAACCGTACGCGCTGCGTGATGGAATTTCGTGCCGGCACCGGTGGCGAAGAAGCCGGGCTATTCGCCCGCGATTTGTACGACATGTACAAGCACTACGCCGACAGCAAAGGCTGGAAGATCGAAATCCTGGACATGAACGCCACCGAACTAGGCGGCTTCAAGCAATTGATCCTGGGTGTCTCGGGCGAAGGAGTCTATCGCGAGCTGCAATACGAAAGCGGCGTGCATCGCGTCCAGCGCGTCCCAGAGACCGAGGCCAAGGGACGCATCCAAACCTCCACAGCGACCGTGGCGGTCATGCCCGAGCCCGAAGACGTCGAAATCGACATCAAGCCCGACGACTATCGCAAGGACCTGTTCTGCGCGAGCGGGCCGGGCGGGCAGCACGTCAATAAAACGGCATCGGCCGTCCGGCTAACGCACTACGAGACAGGCATCGTCGTCAGTTGTCAGGACGAGAAGAGCCAGCACAAGAACCTTGCCAAGGCGCTGCGCGTGCTCAAGACACGCGTCTACGAGATGAAGCGCAAGGAAGAGGATGAAAAACGCGCCAGCGAACGCCGCGGTATGGTCGGCACCGGTGCCCGCAGTGAGAAAATTCGGACCTACAACTATCCCGAGAATCGACTGACCGATCACCGGATCAACCTGACTCTCTACCAACTATCGAATATCATGGCCGGCGACTTGGCCCAAGTGACCGAAGCCCTGATCGATCACGATCGTCAGGAACAACGCTCATTGATGGGAACGGTGGAATAA
- a CDS encoding MMPL family transporter — protein sequence MSADRTPPGEFSFLAHVMSAVTRAVVRFPVATVTLGVALACVSIYLSSTRLGFHTSRLDLLDPESDYNRLWIDYINEFGDDDDAVVVVEGDNRDQVVPVLQEISQSLSRQERLFHAVLHEVDLGKIRSKGLHYLSPEELMKLDGFLSEVGPILSGNWSLLNLGHMTEGMCMRLEASARAPNDPLSQGVDAEAERFGTSLNTALSHGGRYESPWPAMPQSFATLSELSGEYLLTKEGKLGFVILRLAKGKDEFARATEATDALRDLIAQMSARHPETKIGLTGLPIMENDEMRSSQSSMFWASLISMFGVGALFVAGFGGVRHALLANAVLLLGMAWSFGYVTLVVGHLNILSVSFTATLIGIGIDYGVYYSARYLQLRDERYSCSDALVRASFEVGPSILTGAVTTAVAFFAAGFTNFTGIAELGIIAGGGIILCAIAELVVLPAVICLVDRSGYGKRMPESLPIHSLINPLMKMPRLLLFVTVTGTIGISYGMSQLWYDHNLLNMQPVGLESVELERKLLAESDQSMWYALSIAENREELLERKAEFLKIDSIERTEEIVSLLPSDHEVKAPLIARIRQQLDTLPERPPVIPVDRPEELGRLLARAQELIARRSSRSRAEMDLEQSRDKLRRMQVSECRALVSQYQQQMAGDLLSRLYVLKSMANPEPPKLTDLPDSLTSRFVGAHGLHLLKIYGRGNIWDMDALGKFVQDVRSVDPRATGNPLQAYEASLEMKHSFEKSAIYALIVISALLLFDFRSVRYTLLAMLPLAVGLAQTFGLLGLLGVPLNPANMIALPLLLGISVDEGVHIVHDFLDQKGKYKISQSTAVAVLVDSLTTIVGFGSLMIASHQGLQSLGRVLTIGVTCCLFTSLIMLPALMTWFTRHRKDEAVVAPPSAESHRAALRRRYDPRQKVPTVPHVSPAHRPDVRKTAA from the coding sequence ATGTCCGCGGATAGGACGCCGCCGGGTGAGTTTTCGTTCTTGGCGCACGTGATGAGCGCCGTGACCCGGGCGGTCGTGCGCTTTCCGGTCGCCACGGTAACGCTCGGCGTTGCGCTGGCCTGCGTTTCGATTTACTTGTCGTCGACTCGCCTCGGCTTTCACACCAGCCGGCTCGATTTGTTGGATCCTGAGAGCGATTACAATCGCCTGTGGATCGATTACATCAACGAATTCGGCGACGACGACGACGCCGTGGTCGTTGTCGAAGGGGATAATCGCGACCAGGTCGTCCCGGTCTTACAAGAGATCTCGCAGTCGCTGTCGCGCCAGGAACGCTTGTTTCATGCAGTTCTGCACGAGGTCGACCTGGGCAAGATTCGCTCGAAGGGATTGCATTACCTCTCGCCCGAAGAGCTGATGAAGCTCGACGGTTTCTTGTCCGAGGTCGGCCCAATCCTGAGCGGCAACTGGTCGCTCTTGAACCTGGGGCACATGACCGAAGGGATGTGCATGCGGCTCGAGGCCAGCGCCCGAGCCCCAAACGATCCACTAAGCCAAGGCGTCGATGCCGAGGCCGAGCGCTTTGGCACGAGCTTGAACACAGCGCTCTCGCACGGCGGACGTTATGAATCCCCCTGGCCCGCCATGCCGCAATCGTTCGCCACGCTCAGCGAGCTGTCCGGCGAATACTTGCTGACCAAGGAAGGCAAGCTGGGGTTCGTGATCCTGCGGCTGGCCAAGGGAAAAGACGAATTTGCCCGCGCCACCGAGGCCACTGACGCCCTGCGTGACCTGATCGCGCAGATGTCGGCCCGGCATCCGGAAACCAAGATCGGCCTGACCGGCCTGCCGATCATGGAAAACGATGAGATGCGCTCTAGCCAGTCGTCGATGTTCTGGGCGAGCCTGATCTCGATGTTCGGCGTCGGCGCTTTGTTCGTTGCCGGCTTCGGCGGCGTGCGCCACGCTTTGCTGGCCAACGCAGTCCTGCTATTGGGCATGGCCTGGTCGTTTGGTTACGTGACCCTGGTCGTCGGGCATCTAAACATTCTCAGCGTGTCGTTCACCGCGACGTTGATCGGCATCGGCATCGATTACGGCGTCTATTACTCGGCCCGTTATCTGCAGCTACGGGATGAGCGCTATTCGTGCTCGGACGCGCTGGTGCGGGCGTCGTTCGAGGTCGGCCCGTCGATTCTTACCGGCGCCGTGACCACGGCCGTGGCCTTCTTCGCCGCTGGCTTTACGAATTTCACCGGCATCGCTGAGCTCGGAATCATCGCCGGCGGCGGCATCATCCTGTGCGCGATTGCCGAACTAGTGGTTCTGCCGGCCGTGATCTGCCTGGTCGATCGCAGCGGTTACGGCAAACGCATGCCCGAGAGCCTGCCGATTCACTCGCTGATCAACCCGCTGATGAAAATGCCGCGGCTGCTCTTGTTCGTAACCGTGACGGGCACCATCGGCATTTCGTACGGCATGTCACAGTTGTGGTACGACCACAACCTGTTGAACATGCAGCCGGTCGGTTTGGAAAGCGTCGAGCTAGAGCGCAAGCTGCTGGCCGAAAGCGATCAGAGCATGTGGTATGCCCTGTCGATTGCTGAGAACCGCGAAGAGCTGCTCGAGCGCAAAGCCGAGTTCCTGAAGATCGATTCGATTGAACGAACCGAAGAAATCGTGTCGCTGCTCCCCTCGGACCACGAGGTGAAGGCGCCGTTGATTGCCCGCATCCGGCAACAGTTGGACACCCTGCCCGAGCGGCCACCGGTGATCCCGGTCGATCGACCGGAAGAACTTGGGCGCTTACTGGCGCGGGCGCAAGAATTGATCGCCCGGCGCAGCTCGCGCTCGCGGGCCGAAATGGATCTCGAACAATCGCGCGACAAGCTGCGGCGGATGCAGGTCTCGGAATGCCGGGCCCTGGTCTCGCAGTACCAGCAGCAGATGGCCGGCGACTTGCTCAGCCGATTGTATGTTTTGAAGAGCATGGCCAATCCCGAGCCGCCGAAGCTGACTGACTTGCCCGACAGCCTGACGAGCCGGTTCGTCGGCGCGCACGGCCTGCACCTGCTGAAGATCTACGGTCGCGGCAATATCTGGGATATGGACGCCCTGGGCAAATTCGTACAGGACGTTCGCTCGGTCGATCCCCGCGCCACGGGTAATCCTCTGCAAGCCTACGAAGCTTCGCTGGAAATGAAGCACAGCTTCGAGAAGTCGGCGATCTATGCGTTGATCGTGATTTCGGCGCTGTTGCTGTTTGATTTCCGCAGCGTCCGGTACACCCTGTTGGCGATGTTGCCGCTGGCCGTGGGATTGGCGCAAACGTTCGGCCTGCTGGGCTTGTTGGGCGTCCCGCTCAACCCGGCCAACATGATTGCCCTGCCGCTGTTGTTGGGCATCAGCGTCGACGAGGGGGTGCATATCGTGCATGACTTCCTCGATCAAAAGGGGAAATACAAGATATCGCAATCCACGGCCGTGGCCGTGCTGGTTGACTCGTTGACGACGATCGTCGGCTTCGGCTCGCTGATGATTGCCAGCCACCAAGGACTGCAAAGCCTGGGACGTGTGTTGACGATCGGCGTCACCTGCTGCCTGTTCACGTCGCTGATCATGCTGCCGGCGTTGATGACGTGGTTCACGCGTCATCGCAAGGACGAGGCTGTCGTCGCACCGCCGAGCGCGGAGTCGCACCGCGCGGCACTTCGCCGTCGTTACGATCCGCGCCAGAAGGTGCCAACCGTTCCCCACGTGTCACCGGCACATCGGCCTGACGTCCGCAAAACCGCGGCCTGA
- a CDS encoding tRNA-dihydrouridine synthase, producing the protein MSSLLPDLHFGHVNVGFPVVQAALSGYSDYAMRAVARRLGATYALCEVVLDRIVLETKRKERLYFMRVADDDHPVGGQLMGSNPAEFGPAAAHLAAAGYDVIDINFGCPVKKVLGRCRGGFLLSQPETALEIISRVREHVPPDKPVTVKMRRGLDDSQESRDKFFTIFDGAFARGVAAITVHGRTVVQRYVGPSRWEFLREVKAHAGSRTVLGSGDLFTAEDCLAMMRETGVDGVTAARGAIANPWIFAQARALAAGLPLPLPPTVHQQREVIREHYRLSEQIYGPNACGRQMRKFGIKYAQLHPEALAVRDAFIGVHHTEDWPLVLERFYAEDRPGNYAPAGPDGSVNEDAECVDAA; encoded by the coding sequence ATGAGCTCGCTTCTTCCTGATCTACATTTCGGCCATGTGAACGTCGGTTTTCCGGTCGTTCAGGCCGCTCTCTCTGGCTACAGCGATTACGCAATGCGTGCCGTCGCGCGCCGGTTAGGGGCGACATACGCGCTGTGCGAGGTCGTGCTCGACCGCATCGTGCTCGAGACCAAACGCAAAGAGCGGCTGTACTTCATGCGCGTGGCCGACGACGATCATCCCGTGGGCGGGCAGTTGATGGGGAGCAACCCGGCGGAATTCGGCCCCGCGGCAGCCCACCTGGCCGCGGCCGGTTACGACGTGATCGACATTAATTTCGGCTGCCCGGTGAAAAAGGTACTGGGGCGCTGCCGGGGCGGCTTTCTGCTGAGTCAGCCCGAGACCGCGCTCGAGATCATATCGCGTGTGCGCGAGCATGTTCCGCCCGACAAGCCGGTGACGGTGAAGATGCGGCGCGGGCTGGACGATTCTCAAGAGAGCCGCGACAAGTTCTTTACGATTTTCGATGGTGCCTTTGCCCGCGGTGTGGCCGCGATTACGGTTCACGGGCGCACCGTGGTGCAGCGCTACGTCGGACCAAGTCGCTGGGAGTTTTTGCGCGAAGTGAAAGCGCACGCCGGATCGCGCACCGTGTTGGGGAGCGGCGACCTGTTCACCGCCGAGGATTGTCTGGCAATGATGCGCGAAACCGGGGTCGACGGCGTCACCGCGGCCCGCGGCGCGATCGCCAACCCGTGGATCTTTGCCCAGGCTCGCGCCTTGGCGGCGGGCCTGCCGCTGCCACTGCCGCCGACCGTGCATCAACAGCGCGAAGTGATCCGCGAGCACTACCGCCTTTCCGAGCAGATTTACGGTCCCAATGCTTGCGGCCGGCAGATGCGTAAGTTCGGCATCAAGTACGCGCAGTTGCATCCCGAAGCGCTGGCGGTGCGAGACGCGTTTATTGGAGTGCACCACACCGAAGATTGGCCGCTCGTCCTCGAACGCTTCTACGCTGAAGACCGGCCTGGCAATTATGCCCCGGCCGGGCCCGATGGCTCGGTCAACGAAGACGCCGAATGCGTGGACGCCGCCTGA
- the rpmE gene encoding 50S ribosomal protein L31: protein MKKGIHPKYGETHVKCGCGNTFTTRSTQPELKVDICSACHPFFTGKLKYVDAAGRIEKFKSKFSGTGYASVERGKKGGKAAKAQAAET, encoded by the coding sequence ATGAAAAAGGGCATTCATCCCAAGTATGGCGAAACACACGTTAAGTGTGGTTGTGGCAATACGTTTACGACACGCAGCACCCAGCCCGAGTTGAAGGTCGATATCTGCAGCGCCTGCCATCCGTTCTTCACCGGCAAGTTGAAGTACGTCGATGCGGCTGGGCGTATCGAGAAATTCAAGAGCAAGTTCTCGGGCACCGGTTACGCCAGCGTCGAGCGCGGCAAGAAGGGCGGCAAGGCAGCCAAAGCCCAAGCCGCCGAGACCTAG